TCGCCAATCCCTCGCCCACCCGGGTGCCTTTCCCCCCTGACCAGCACGGCCACGCGCGCCGCGACGGTCCCGGCTGGCTCGCCTTTATCCAGCGTCTGATCGGCCGGCTCAACCCCGTACGACGCCCTCGCTCGGCACCAAGGGTCATCAAACGCAAGATGCCCAAGTGGCACGTCAAACGCGCCGTGCACGCCACCTGGCCCCAACCCCGGCATCCGCCGAAACCTTCCATCCTTCGACACTAACTGAACGGTATTGTGCCTAAGTCGTGCCCGTACGGCGCGCTCGTCGCGGTGCCGCGGGCGAGCATGCTGATCGTGCATCCGGTGATGTCGAACCGCGTGCTGCACTTTCTCCCCGAGTTCGCCGACATCGTCGTCGAGATGCACGACACTGCCACCGACGCGTGCTCGCACCGCACCTACTGGTGGGCCGACGACCAACTGCTCGACGTCCCCGTCTGCCCCGCCTCGGAGCACTCGCACACCCGCATCGAGATCCCACCTGAGTACGACGATCTCGTCCGTCGCCTCCCGCGCAAGTGAAGCACGTGGGTCAGGCGTCCCGGCGGCGTTCGCGGGCGCGTCGCTTGCCTTCGTGCATGGCCTGCACCCGCGCCACGGGGATGGCGTGGCCCTCCTCGGTCAGGTCGCTGCCCAACCGCTGCGGGGCTGGCATCAAGTCCAGCCACGGGTCGGCCGCGGCTACCAGCTCGGCCGCCGTGTGCACGGTGAAGTCGCCGGGTGCGACGGCGTCGAGGTCGTCCCACGCCACCGGGAACGACACCGGCGCACCTGGTCGCACCCGCGGGCTGTAGGCCGCGACGACGGTCGCGCCTCCGGCCCGCGTGGAGTCGAGGAACACCTTGTCGCCGCGGTCCTCCCGGATGAACGCGGTCGTCGCAAGGTCCGGGTCGAGCCGTTCCGCACGCGCGGCCAACGCCCGGGTCACCGCGGCGATGTCCTCGACCGGCGCGTCCGTGTCCACCGGCACGAAGATGTGCAAACCCTTCGCCCCGCTGGTCTTCACCACGCCCGCCAGGCCGGCGTCGCGCAACGCCTGCCGCACCAGCGAGGCGGCGCGCACGGCGAGGTGGAAAGAGTCACCGGCAGGCGGATCGATGTCGAGGACGAGGTGCGTCGGATGCTGCCACGCAGCGGCGCGAACCAACGTCGGATGATACTCGACGGCGCGCTGGTTCGCGAACCACAACAGGGTGCGCCTGTCGTCGCAGAGGGCGTAGTGCACGTCGCGCTTCGAGCTCTCCGCCCACAGCGACATCGTCCGCACCCAAGACGGGGTGTACTTCGGGACGTTCTTCTGCATGAACGGGTAACTCTCCTCTGACAGGGATTTGACCTGCATTGACACCGCATCGCAGGTGGCGGTGGTGAGCCCGTTGGTGAGCCAGTAGGCCGCGTGGTGAGCCACAGCACCAGACGCCGGTCCCGGGGCGGAGGGTCCTCTCCCCGGGGCCGGTCCAAGAGGACCCGAGGACCCCTGATCGGAGAACACCCATGTCTCATCAGTACCCGCACCACATGCCGCCCGAACCGCCGATGCACCACCAGGTCGCCCGGCCGGCACCCGAACCGAAGAACGGGCTCGGCGTCGTCGCGCTCGTCCTCGGCAGCACCGGCATCGTCTTCGGCCTCATTCCGCTGGCCTGGATGCCGGCACTCGCGCTCGCGGTCGCCGCCGGCATCCTCGTCATCTTCGCGTGGCTGCGGATCGGCCGCCGCCGCGCCACCAACAAGGTCGTCACCAGCATCGCGTCCGGCGTCACCGCCGTCGCGATGGCGCTGAGCCTCTACGGCATGTACGTGTTCATCGACGCGTTCGGCCAGCTCGGCGAAGACCTCGACAACATCGGGAAAGGCAAGCAGGCGACCGCCGCGCCGGCGAAGGACAAGCCGAGCGACAAGCCCAGCGAGGACGAGCCGTCCGGCCCGCCGACCGACGAGCCGGAGGCCTACGAGATGGGCGACACCGTGTTCATCTCGGCCGACGATCTCGACGACACCGAGGCATCGATCAAGGTCGGCGGGCCCCGGGTCCGCACCACCCCGATCGACTCGTGGTCCAGCGCGCCAGCGAACGGCCAGTTCGTGATCTTCACGGTCAAGGTCAAGTGCGAGACGGGCCGGTTCGATCTCGCCTCCGACGACTTCTACGTCCGCACCAAGGCCGGCGACCGGTACGACAGCGAGGACGGCAACGCGTGGGAGGCCACGTCCAAGGAGCAGATCTCGTACGAGGAGGTCAACGCCGGGGAGCGGAAGAAGGGCCCGCTCGCGTTTGACCTGCCGGTCGAGCACGGCGAGCTCGTGTACGACCCGAACTTCGAGGGCAAGCCAGTCGCGGTGTGGAGCTTCTGACATGCGCGCGCCCCTCCTCCTCGCGGCAGCAGCGCTCGCTGCGATCCTGACCGGGTGTGCCGGGCAGGCACCGGCCGACGAGCCGACCACACCGCCGGCCACGTCCCGGCCAGCGACCACCGTCACGGAGACCGCGGAACCTACCCACACGCAGCGGCCGCCGCTGGATCCGACGGAGACCCGCGACGTCAACCACCCGAAGTCCGAGATCCGCGCCGACGCGGAGGTCGAGCTGGGCCACTTCCAGGCCGATCGATGGGGCAAGGCGTGGGACGGGCTGACCTGGCAGTCGCGGCAGGTGATCTCCCGCGACGCCTGGGTGGCATGGATGTCCGCGTGCGACTTCGACTACAGCGGCATCAGTGTCGGCCGCGTCCAGACCGGCAACGACCTCGCCGTCGTTCGGTGGGTCAAGCCGGACGGGTACACCGACATGCTGATGCGCTACCAGCGCGACGCCTGGCGGCTCGAGCTGAACCGCGGCACCGTCGAGTACATCGAGTCCGGTGTCGACCTCGCCGCGGCGTGCGACACGGCGGAGTGATGGACGTGTCCTGGCGCACGGCTGGTCGTTAGCCAGGGCACTGAGAGCCCCTTGCCAACCCGGCCCGGTGG
This genomic window from Streptosporangiales bacterium contains:
- a CDS encoding DUF4352 domain-containing protein translates to MSHQYPHHMPPEPPMHHQVARPAPEPKNGLGVVALVLGSTGIVFGLIPLAWMPALALAVAAGILVIFAWLRIGRRRATNKVVTSIASGVTAVAMALSLYGMYVFIDAFGQLGEDLDNIGKGKQATAAPAKDKPSDKPSEDEPSGPPTDEPEAYEMGDTVFISADDLDDTEASIKVGGPRVRTTPIDSWSSAPANGQFVIFTVKVKCETGRFDLASDDFYVRTKAGDRYDSEDGNAWEATSKEQISYEEVNAGERKKGPLAFDLPVEHGELVYDPNFEGKPVAVWSF